CCTTCCCAATCCCAAATTTGAATGCTGCATTTGCATATTATTGAGTCATACGAAGAGACCTGATGTTGATGATCACTAATGTGAAGTGAAGGGAGaaaataaaccaggtaggataaatgcaaagttttctaacgtcactctgcaccacagactgtttctaaaaagctctgcacacaacgtccacCACACAAAACTCCACTGAAATGTTAACTTTTTATTGACTCCTCCACAATTTGTGtgatgttttgatttgaaattcatttttactttaatttaccCAGACACTggacaaaaggaaaacatgaaggCCAACATTATCTTACACTTCATTAATTACGGATCTAACTTGTCTTCTATATACTTCCCTTTCTTCACTGTGTCATGTCACAAATATAAAGACTTCATCAACCATGAGcttgtctgttttgtgtttgtggctcaTTATGCCTCGTCGTGCCAAATCCCAGCTAAGTGACTGAATTAaatagaggaaaagaaaatcttgAGAATACCATGTTTGGCAATTTAGTTAAAGTTATAAATGTCAATGTAAAAGTAGAATATACATTTGAATAATCACTGTAGATGAGGCAAGAAGAAGAGTTTCATGCAAACAGATGCACACTTTTATTAATCTGCCCAGATTGATCCGAACAGACGCGTCACTTCACCTCCAAACTGTCGTCATTTAAAGGCAATCAAAATCAATTTGTCTGATTAGCAACAGACTGACACAAATGTTTCACACAATCATAGGTAATAGTAATAGTTGTAGTAGTACTAACAGTAGTAATgatagtataataataataatcgaggatataaacacttttaaatcaaTTGTCAAATTCTACATTAAATCACCTGTAGAACAgtctgattattttttaatcaacaaATTCGAGGCAGACAACAATTAAAAATCTGAGGATTTAAGGAAAATCTAAAGTCTTTTATCTCCATCATCTTCACACATCAACACGACCTAATCCGTCACAAACGTCTCATCTATCAAGAAGCTTTATAACTATATCCTATTAGTTATTGAAAGAAATCTCCTCCTCACAAAGAAATGGGTGCTCGTGCAAACAGTTTTCATCCCGCCACTTGGAGTTCGTCACGTTGAATACGCCGCAGTTTTCAGACAAGGGCATCTCCAGCGTTTGGTTGTTCTCCCAGTTGCTGTAGGTCACCCACCTGTTGCTCCAAATCCAGAACCCGAAGACACGACTCTGACTCAGGCCGATCCAGTAAGGACCCTCGACGTTGAAGTTTTTTAAGATTTCAACAACATCCTCCTGATCGCTCTTATTCTCAATCTGCAGCAGGCCTGAGTGATTGGCAAGACAGTAATCCAAAGCGTTTTGCCAAGTTAACTTCTCTGTGATGACCACGATTCTCACTTTGCCTGAAAACCCAGTAAAAGACATATGTAAGATTTTCAGGAGATGACATATCTTAAACCACATCATTCAGTCTGTCttattggggggggggtaatCTATTCCTGTGTCACATCCCGTTTCCCTTAGATTAATATTTATCTcatgttatttttgtaaaacagTATAAGTCTATATTTTGTTTGGCTTTTCCGTGGCTTACCTTTGGAGCAAAGTGATTTTAGTATATTGGAACATCCATATCCATACAATGCAGGTGAAGACCGTCCCTGAGCTGTACAATCATCTGATGGTAGGTATTCCCACGATCTGTACGTCGAGCAGCTCTCGTCCTGCCACTCCCATTCATCGTGCAGGAGTCCAATCCAAAAGGTTTTGTCTCGTCCTTTGTTGACCACTTGTGTTTTTTGG
The sequence above is a segment of the Hippoglossus stenolepis isolate QCI-W04-F060 chromosome 22, HSTE1.2, whole genome shotgun sequence genome. Coding sequences within it:
- the LOC118101586 gene encoding macrophage mannose receptor 1, with product MNLVLFLLCSGFVHFAAAANRFRRFYLTDTQQHTWKDSLEICKNHNMSFVTLYDEADAQSLYEFVSNRKGRTAWLGLRRIRENVTTWSNGDPYTFNLPNVAVNAGEQRCGAVENNEYKDLGCYMSLHFMCYKGDEYHLIENLTKDWCQAQQYCRRHFDDLVSINDETQKTQVVNKGRDKTFWIGLLHDEWEWQDESCSTYRSWEYLPSDDCTAQGRSSPALYGYGCSNILKSLCSKGKVRIVVITEKLTWQNALDYCLANHSGLLQIENKSDQEDVVEILKNFNVEGPYWIGLSQSRVFGFWIWSNRWVTYSNWENNQTLEMPLSENCGVFNVTNSKWRDENCLHEHPFLCEEEISFNN